The following coding sequences lie in one bacterium genomic window:
- a CDS encoding FAD-dependent thymidylate synthase: MPHSPLAHVTRPLPGGGMVLVLNTGAHIPPEAEAMLQALHSRSIGGVAEHLEKLREKGAEEFMAKFYVGYGHKSIGDCGSITMFIEGVSMLAAKAIQDWPLYSGQESSTRYIDFSRQAFVNPTGTASGNAILEAWRAFYLTALPRLCDHLTEQFPRDEGEKETIYRKAISARAFDILRGFLPTGATTNLAWHSNLRQAADKLALLRHHPLAEVQTIASALEDALLEAFPSSFTSKRYDASEQYNAAWMREEYLFDHEPYDGVVLLQDTIDRPLLARSRAVLERRPPKTELPRHLAECGAMQFGFMLDFGSFRDIQRHRAVVQRMPLVTMRHGFHPWYLDALPIDLRATATHLLTTQEQAITALDVPQEIAQYYIAMGYALPNRLTGTLPALVYLAELRATRFVHPTLASVAGALAGILARTFADEGLVLHLDDDPGRFDVRRGEHDIIAREHTPSTG, encoded by the coding sequence ATGCCGCACTCCCCCCTCGCGCACGTCACCCGCCCCCTCCCGGGAGGCGGCATGGTGCTCGTACTCAATACCGGTGCGCACATCCCGCCGGAGGCAGAAGCGATGCTCCAGGCACTCCACTCGCGCTCGATCGGCGGTGTCGCCGAGCACCTCGAGAAGCTCCGCGAGAAAGGCGCGGAGGAGTTCATGGCGAAGTTCTACGTTGGCTACGGACACAAGTCCATCGGCGATTGCGGGAGCATCACGATGTTCATCGAGGGCGTCTCCATGCTCGCCGCGAAAGCCATCCAGGACTGGCCACTCTACAGCGGCCAGGAGTCCTCCACGCGGTACATTGATTTCTCGCGACAAGCGTTCGTAAATCCCACCGGTACCGCATCGGGGAACGCTATCCTCGAGGCGTGGCGCGCCTTCTACCTCACCGCACTCCCGCGCCTCTGCGACCACCTCACGGAACAGTTCCCGCGCGACGAAGGAGAGAAGGAAACCATCTACCGCAAAGCAATCAGCGCGCGCGCGTTCGATATTCTCCGCGGATTCCTCCCCACCGGCGCCACGACGAACCTTGCCTGGCACTCGAACCTCCGACAAGCGGCGGACAAACTCGCACTGCTCCGACACCACCCGCTCGCGGAAGTCCAAACCATCGCCTCCGCACTCGAGGATGCCCTCCTCGAGGCGTTCCCGAGCTCGTTCACGTCCAAACGGTACGACGCGAGCGAGCAGTACAACGCTGCGTGGATGCGCGAGGAGTACCTCTTTGACCACGAGCCGTACGACGGTGTCGTCCTCCTCCAGGATACGATCGATCGTCCCCTCCTCGCGCGCTCCCGTGCGGTGCTCGAGCGTCGCCCGCCAAAAACCGAGCTCCCCCGACACCTCGCGGAGTGCGGCGCCATGCAGTTTGGATTCATGCTCGATTTCGGTTCATTTCGAGATATTCAGCGCCACCGCGCCGTCGTCCAGCGCATGCCGCTCGTGACCATGCGTCACGGATTCCACCCGTGGTACCTCGACGCACTCCCCATAGATCTCCGCGCCACCGCGACGCACCTCCTCACAACCCAGGAGCAGGCCATCACCGCACTCGATGTCCCACAGGAAATTGCCCAGTACTACATCGCCATGGGGTACGCGCTCCCCAATCGCCTCACGGGAACACTCCCCGCGCTCGTCTACCTCGCAGAGCTCCGCGCGACGCGCTTCGTCCACCCCACCCTTGCATCGGTCGCCGGTGCGCTCGCGGGAATCCTCGCGCGCACCTTCGCGGACGAGGGGCTCGTCCTCCACCTCGACGATGACCCGGGGCGATTCGACGTGCGGCGCGGTGAGCATGATATCATTGCAAGAGAGCACACACCGTCTACTGGATAG
- a CDS encoding HD domain-containing protein, giving the protein MSRVRRWKGYYTDGIETVCEHTIQQLMIVRDLFDLEMEYGSPRGLDEVLLLRCALIHDNGEGVQGWDAPEPLKRHSVIGPALQQMEDDAMREGIIKPMPIRLAERLERDYALSGDLVSRNGRFFRASEVVGYTIRAVQQYRIGKNDPSSIARRLGYEVFVTQYENLWGWADEFASVRIMFDQFREEVEDALCNDEACVAYAAKVGKSDAIRAQIAARYGSPYVAGTVDKMVRRATED; this is encoded by the coding sequence ATGAGTCGGGTGCGGCGATGGAAGGGGTACTACACGGATGGGATCGAGACCGTCTGTGAGCACACGATCCAGCAGTTGATGATCGTTCGTGACCTCTTCGATCTCGAAATGGAGTACGGAAGCCCGCGTGGACTCGATGAGGTGCTGCTGCTCCGCTGCGCGCTCATCCATGACAACGGAGAAGGTGTGCAGGGATGGGATGCACCGGAGCCGCTCAAGCGACATTCGGTGATCGGTCCAGCACTTCAGCAGATGGAAGATGACGCAATGCGCGAGGGCATCATCAAACCGATGCCGATCCGGCTCGCGGAACGCCTTGAGCGGGATTACGCGCTGAGCGGCGATCTCGTGAGTCGCAATGGCCGGTTTTTCCGCGCGAGCGAGGTGGTGGGGTACACGATTCGTGCCGTGCAGCAGTACCGGATCGGGAAGAACGATCCCAGCTCCATCGCGCGTCGGCTCGGGTACGAGGTTTTCGTTACCCAGTACGAGAATCTTTGGGGCTGGGCGGACGAATTCGCGAGCGTGCGCATCATGTTCGACCAGTTTCGTGAGGAGGTGGAGGACGCGCTCTGCAACGACGAGGCCTGCGTCGCGTACGCGGCGAAGGTCGGGAAGAGCGACGCGATTCGCGCGCAGATCGCTGCGCGCTATGGCAGCCCGTATGTTGCGGGCACCGTGGACAAGATGGTGCGTCGCGCGACGGAGGACTAG
- a CDS encoding dUTP diphosphatase: MLSVTITRIDTSLPLPTYQTEGAVAFDLAPRVDATIAPGAVAYVPANLIVAVPAGYALLIAGRSSLHKKGLVLANQLGIVDEDYCGPDDELLLALRNITDQPVMVERGQRLAQGFFTPTSRAVWIEIAQKDVIAKTRGGWGSTGA, encoded by the coding sequence ATGCTCTCCGTCACGATCACCCGCATCGACACGTCCCTCCCCCTTCCGACCTACCAGACGGAGGGCGCGGTGGCGTTTGATCTCGCGCCGCGCGTGGATGCAACGATCGCGCCCGGTGCCGTGGCGTACGTCCCCGCAAACCTCATCGTCGCAGTGCCCGCCGGCTACGCGCTCCTCATTGCAGGACGCTCGTCGCTCCACAAGAAGGGACTCGTCCTCGCGAACCAGCTCGGCATCGTGGACGAGGACTACTGCGGCCCGGACGATGAACTCCTCCTCGCGCTGCGCAACATTACAGACCAACCGGTGATGGTCGAACGCGGCCAGCGCCTTGCACAGGGCTTCTTCACACCCACCTCCCGCGCAGTGTGGATCGAAATCGCGCAAAAAGATGTCATCGCAAAGACCCGCGGCGGCTGGGGCAGTACGGGGGCGTAA
- a CDS encoding 2'-deoxycytidine 5'-triphosphate deaminase, which translates to MLGAFPSQMIEQMLRDGGVTGSDASRVQPSSLDLTISDEIYKMKGVFLPRVGEAINDLLREGSLFPWDLGKPLECGGIYLARLNETLALRGTVYARANNKSSTGRVNLQVRLLADGVPRFDALPRGYHGALWVLLIPRSFSIKLSAGDALNQIRFFNADTTLSRAELEALYDEETLLHTANGIHISKDRVEFDARGGMTLTVDLDQPVIGYKCRQSSGIILDFRSRTHDPNDFFEPLHKPKNGQLILRRDEFYILSTLEHVRVPPTFACEMAAYDPSKGEFRSHYAGFGDPGFGFGKTGETPAAPIVLEMILQDNDVILRHGQPVCKVVFERLAAPADRPYGTGELQSHYTLQRGPRLSKHFQTEATRESANLNLGPLAMTHLVTEA; encoded by the coding sequence ATGCTCGGCGCGTTCCCCTCGCAGATGATCGAACAGATGCTCCGCGATGGCGGGGTCACGGGGTCTGACGCGTCGCGCGTGCAGCCATCATCGCTCGACCTCACGATCTCAGACGAGATCTACAAGATGAAGGGGGTCTTCCTCCCGCGCGTCGGCGAGGCCATCAACGATCTCCTCCGCGAGGGCTCGCTCTTCCCGTGGGACCTCGGCAAACCGCTCGAGTGCGGCGGCATCTACCTCGCGCGGCTCAACGAGACGCTCGCGCTCCGCGGGACGGTCTACGCGCGTGCGAACAACAAATCCTCCACGGGCCGCGTGAACCTCCAGGTGCGCCTCCTCGCGGACGGCGTGCCACGGTTCGACGCGCTCCCGCGCGGGTACCACGGCGCACTCTGGGTCCTCCTCATCCCGCGATCGTTCTCCATCAAGCTCAGCGCAGGCGACGCGCTCAACCAGATCCGTTTCTTCAACGCCGACACGACACTCTCGCGCGCGGAGCTCGAGGCACTCTACGATGAGGAGACACTCCTCCACACCGCGAATGGCATCCACATCTCCAAGGATCGCGTCGAGTTCGACGCGCGCGGCGGCATGACGCTCACCGTGGATCTCGACCAGCCGGTGATTGGCTACAAGTGCCGCCAGTCCTCGGGCATCATCCTGGACTTCCGCTCGCGCACCCATGATCCCAACGACTTCTTCGAGCCACTCCACAAACCCAAGAACGGACAGCTCATCCTGCGTCGCGACGAATTCTACATCCTCTCAACACTCGAGCACGTCCGCGTCCCGCCAACCTTCGCCTGCGAGATGGCGGCATACGATCCCTCCAAAGGCGAGTTCCGCTCGCACTACGCGGGCTTTGGCGACCCGGGATTTGGGTTTGGCAAAACCGGTGAAACCCCTGCAGCACCCATCGTCCTCGAGATGATCCTCCAGGACAACGATGTCATCCTGCGTCACGGCCAGCCGGTCTGCAAGGTGGTCTTCGAGCGCCTCGCCGCACCTGCGGACCGCCCGTATGGAACCGGAGAACTCCAGTCCCACTACACCCTCCAACGCGGCCCCCGCCTCTCCAAACATTTCCAAACGGAAGCAACGCGCGAATCCGCCAATCTCAACCTCGGCCCTCTCGCGATGACGCACCTCGTCACTGAGGCGTAG
- the rplA gene encoding 50S ribosomal protein L1: MAHGKRYQARTKLVDRTKTYLPPEAIALVQKTSLSSFDGAVEAHVRLGIDPKKGDQQVRTTVILPHGTGKTKRIAVFVGPDKQQEATDAGADLVGGKELIEEIKSTGKIAFDVAVATPDMMKDLAQIAKLLGPRGLMPSPKNGTVTTTIAQTIENLKGGMVAFKNDDTANVHQIIGRVSWDAVKLQENFDAFMGAIRRAKPPSSKGTFVKSVTLCPTMGPGVRVRIPS; the protein is encoded by the coding sequence ATGGCACACGGCAAACGCTACCAGGCACGCACGAAGCTCGTTGACCGGACGAAGACATACCTCCCGCCCGAAGCGATCGCGCTCGTCCAGAAGACCTCCCTGTCGTCGTTCGACGGCGCGGTGGAGGCGCACGTCCGCCTCGGTATCGATCCCAAGAAGGGCGACCAGCAGGTCCGCACGACCGTCATCCTCCCGCACGGCACGGGGAAGACGAAGCGCATCGCGGTGTTCGTTGGTCCCGACAAGCAGCAGGAGGCCACGGACGCAGGCGCGGACCTCGTCGGCGGGAAGGAGCTCATCGAGGAGATTAAGTCAACGGGAAAGATCGCCTTCGACGTCGCGGTTGCAACGCCGGACATGATGAAGGACCTCGCGCAGATCGCGAAGCTCCTCGGCCCACGCGGGCTCATGCCGTCACCAAAGAACGGAACCGTCACCACGACGATCGCGCAAACGATCGAGAATCTCAAGGGTGGCATGGTCGCGTTCAAGAACGACGACACCGCGAACGTCCACCAAATCATCGGCCGTGTCTCGTGGGACGCGGTGAAACTCCAGGAGAACTTCGATGCGTTCATGGGTGCCATCCGCCGCGCGAAGCCGCCGTCCTCCAAAGGGACATTCGTGAAATCCGTGACACTTTGCCCCACGATGGGACCTGGCGTGCGCGTGCGTATCCCGTCCTGA
- the rplK gene encoding 50S ribosomal protein L11 has protein sequence MAKKIKTFIKLQIPAGKANPAPPIGPALGQHGVAIQEFCAAFNAKTADKSGDIIPTIITVYEDRSFSFIMKTPPAAELIKKTLKIKSGSGKPHKEKVGALSDAQLTQIAETKLPDLNTTNVEQAKKIIAGTARQMGVTIIS, from the coding sequence ATGGCCAAAAAGATCAAGACATTCATCAAGCTCCAGATTCCGGCAGGCAAGGCGAATCCCGCGCCGCCGATTGGTCCGGCGCTCGGTCAGCACGGCGTTGCGATCCAGGAATTCTGCGCGGCGTTCAACGCGAAGACCGCAGACAAGAGCGGCGACATCATCCCGACAATCATCACCGTGTACGAGGATCGCTCGTTCTCGTTCATCATGAAGACCCCGCCCGCAGCGGAGCTCATCAAAAAGACGCTCAAGATCAAGAGCGGTTCCGGGAAGCCGCACAAGGAGAAGGTTGGCGCGCTCTCCGACGCACAACTCACGCAGATTGCCGAGACGAAACTCCCGGACCTCAACACGACCAACGTGGAGCAGGCGAAGAAGATCATCGCCGGTACTGCACGGCAGATGGGTGTCACCATCATCTCGTAG
- the nusG gene encoding transcription termination/antitermination protein NusG encodes MARQTTSAGRRWYAVHTYSGYEENVAGNLRQRIDSMGMEDKIFNILIPKEKKIKIKNGKRRILEEKIFPGYVLVEMVVTDDSWYVVRNTPNVTGFIGTGTTPTPVSDEEINALKQRMGVEEPKYKIDVTLNSPVRITDGPFKDFEGKVDDIDEARGKVKVLVSMFGRETPVELDFLQIKKI; translated from the coding sequence ATGGCTCGTCAAACAACTTCCGCCGGGCGCAGGTGGTACGCGGTGCACACGTACTCCGGATACGAGGAGAACGTCGCAGGAAACCTCCGTCAACGCATTGACTCCATGGGGATGGAGGACAAAATCTTCAACATCCTCATTCCCAAGGAGAAGAAGATCAAAATCAAGAACGGCAAGCGGCGTATCCTCGAGGAAAAAATCTTCCCGGGCTACGTGCTCGTCGAGATGGTGGTCACCGATGACTCCTGGTACGTCGTTCGCAATACGCCGAACGTCACGGGCTTCATCGGAACAGGAACCACACCGACACCGGTATCCGATGAGGAGATCAACGCACTGAAGCAGCGCATGGGTGTCGAGGAGCCCAAGTACAAGATTGACGTCACACTCAACTCCCCGGTCCGCATCACGGACGGCCCGTTCAAGGATTTTGAGGGGAAAGTGGATGACATTGACGAGGCGCGCGGCAAGGTGAAGGTGCTCGTCTCCATGTTCGGACGCGAGACACCAGTCGAACTCGACTTCCTCCAGATTAAGAAAATCTAG
- the secE gene encoding preprotein translocase subunit SecE: protein MTKLSAYLKECRHEIGKVIWPSKKQLTTHSILVIGVSLFVAAFIGVADYVFTVLFEQFIRLR from the coding sequence ATGACAAAACTCAGTGCCTACCTCAAGGAATGTCGGCATGAGATCGGCAAGGTCATCTGGCCGAGCAAGAAGCAGCTCACGACGCACTCCATCCTCGTCATCGGTGTGTCGCTGTTCGTTGCCGCGTTCATTGGCGTCGCCGACTACGTTTTCACTGTACTCTTTGAGCAGTTCATTCGACTGCGCTAG
- the gyrB gene encoding DNA topoisomerase (ATP-hydrolyzing) subunit B: protein MPQKKPTAKKTAEKKPSPKRTSAQKSGYSAQQITVLEGLDPVRKRPGMYIGSTGPSGLHHLVYEVVDNGIDEAMAGHATRVTVRMLPEDTIQVLDNGRGIPVDPHPQFKTSALELVMTKLHAGGKFGGGGYKVSGGLHGVGVSVVNAVSTLLRAEVIREKKLWIQEYVIGKPKAKVKAIGKAPVAGTGTAITFHPDATIFETTQFDLQTIKDHLRRQAYLTKGVQIVIQDLRAEPELAAAFTRSAFDPKPAARIPSTLTYTFYFEGGITAFVRQLNHPKEVSHDMIFSVEKQHEGINVEVALQYTKDMKEHVQSYANNIVNHDGGTHLAGFRAALTRTLNGYARAKGLLKEKDENLTGDDMREGLTAIVSVKLEEPQFEGQTKAKLGNPEAQPAVATVFGDAFAAFLEEHPRNAEAIFARCALTAQARKAAKIARDTVLRKGALEGLTLPGKLADCSSRDPGNSEIFIVEGDSAGGSAKSGRDRETQAILPLRGKILNVERARLDKMLANNEIKSLIIALGTNIGEQFELAKLRYNRVIIATDADVDGAHIRTLLLTLFWRYFPELITTGHLYIAQPPLYKVTVGREMRYAYSDAERDRILGELGKAKKGAAQPEAETEEAEEDVTTTRESRASIQRYKGLGEMNPEQLWETTMDPERRVLKQVTVDDAQRADNIFAILMGASVEPRKKFIQTHAKAVQNLDI from the coding sequence CGGGCATGTACATCGGCTCCACCGGCCCGAGCGGACTCCACCACCTCGTCTACGAAGTGGTGGATAACGGCATTGACGAGGCCATGGCTGGCCACGCCACGCGCGTGACGGTGCGCATGCTTCCGGAGGACACCATCCAGGTACTCGACAACGGCCGCGGTATCCCCGTGGACCCGCACCCCCAGTTCAAGACATCGGCACTTGAACTCGTCATGACGAAGCTCCACGCCGGCGGAAAATTCGGCGGTGGCGGCTACAAGGTCTCTGGCGGCCTCCACGGCGTTGGTGTCTCCGTCGTCAACGCGGTCTCTACACTCCTCCGCGCCGAGGTCATCCGCGAGAAGAAGCTCTGGATACAGGAGTACGTCATCGGTAAGCCGAAGGCGAAGGTCAAGGCCATCGGAAAAGCGCCCGTTGCCGGAACGGGCACCGCGATCACCTTTCACCCGGATGCCACGATCTTTGAGACCACGCAGTTTGATCTCCAGACCATCAAGGATCACCTGCGACGGCAGGCCTACCTCACGAAGGGTGTCCAGATCGTCATCCAAGACCTCCGCGCAGAGCCGGAGCTCGCGGCGGCGTTCACGCGCTCGGCGTTCGATCCAAAACCCGCTGCACGCATCCCGAGCACCCTGACGTACACGTTCTACTTCGAGGGCGGCATCACGGCGTTCGTTCGCCAACTCAACCACCCGAAGGAGGTGAGCCACGACATGATCTTCTCCGTGGAGAAGCAGCACGAGGGCATCAACGTGGAAGTCGCACTCCAGTACACGAAGGACATGAAGGAGCACGTCCAGTCGTACGCGAACAACATCGTCAACCACGATGGCGGGACGCACCTCGCGGGATTCCGCGCCGCGCTCACGCGTACGCTCAACGGGTACGCGCGTGCGAAGGGGCTCCTGAAGGAGAAAGATGAGAACCTCACGGGTGATGACATGCGCGAGGGCCTCACCGCAATCGTGAGCGTCAAGCTCGAGGAGCCGCAGTTTGAGGGGCAGACGAAGGCGAAGCTCGGGAACCCCGAAGCGCAACCGGCGGTTGCGACGGTGTTCGGTGATGCGTTCGCCGCCTTCCTCGAGGAGCACCCGCGCAATGCGGAGGCGATCTTCGCGCGGTGCGCACTCACCGCGCAGGCGCGAAAGGCCGCAAAAATCGCGCGCGACACCGTCCTGCGGAAAGGCGCGCTCGAGGGGCTCACGCTCCCCGGCAAGCTCGCGGATTGCTCATCACGCGACCCGGGGAACAGCGAGATCTTCATCGTGGAGGGCGACTCGGCTGGCGGGAGCGCGAAGTCCGGCCGCGACCGCGAGACGCAAGCCATCCTGCCGCTGCGTGGGAAGATCCTCAACGTCGAGCGCGCGCGACTGGACAAGATGCTCGCGAACAACGAGATCAAATCGCTCATCATCGCACTCGGGACGAACATCGGCGAGCAGTTTGAGCTCGCGAAGCTGCGGTACAACCGCGTCATCATCGCAACCGATGCGGACGTGGACGGCGCGCACATCCGCACGCTCCTCCTCACGTTGTTCTGGCGCTACTTCCCAGAGCTCATCACCACCGGTCACCTCTACATTGCCCAGCCACCGCTCTACAAGGTGACGGTTGGACGGGAGATGCGGTACGCGTACTCCGATGCCGAGCGCGATCGCATCCTCGGCGAACTCGGCAAGGCCAAGAAAGGTGCCGCGCAGCCCGAAGCGGAGACGGAGGAGGCCGAGGAGGACGTCACAACCACGCGAGAGTCGCGTGCCTCCATCCAGCGATACAAGGGCTTGGGCGAGATGAACCCGGAGCAGCTCTGGGAGACCACCATGGACCCGGAACGCCGCGTCCTCAAACAGGTGACCGTTGACGATGCACAGCGCGCGGACAACATCTTTGCTATACTCATGGGTGCGAGCGTTGAACCAAGAAAAAAATTCATTCAGACGCACGCGAAGGCGGTGCAGAACCTCGACATTTAA